One stretch of Roseimicrobium sp. ORNL1 DNA includes these proteins:
- a CDS encoding valine--tRNA ligase, whose product MAEISKTYTPSEVEQRWYQRWLDDKCFEADPARVSDKRPAYSIVIPPPNVTGILTLGHVLNNTIQDILARRARMLGKEVLWLPGTDHAGIATQNVVERELRKAGAMKHRDDLGREALVNKIWEWKDKYGGIILQQLRALGASCDWSRTRFTMDEHYSKCISKVFVDLYKKGFIYRGKRMVNWCPAALTALSDEEVEMKEQKGFLYYFKVEVVEEPGTWLTIATTRPETIPGDTAVAVNPKDERYAHLIGKHIRRPLPVENQAPLPIVGDEHVDFEFGTGVLKVTPAHDKADYEIGLRHKLPIIDIMQPNGVMNELAGKDLAGVERFDARKKAVAILTEIGAMVKEEPHTNNVGYSERGGVPIEPRLSEQWFLKYPSQKESRDVVASGEMKFFPDRWAKVYDHWMGNLQDWCISRQVWWGHQVPVWYHKSIHPEILSKPTSEWASYGDKIHVGVEPPADPENWVQDNDVFDTWFSSWLWPFATMGWNMDGEQDAQNATLKAFYPTTDLVTGPDIIFFWVARMIMAGFEWMGELPFKNVYFTGIIRDKQGRKLSKSLGNSPDPLDLIASYGADALRFGTMKSAPLGADIVYDEKNVELGRNFCTKLWNAVRFRQMQEDGASATEQEINPEYLSNDDKWILLRLNAAIREVSAALEEYRFSDATAALYRFFWSEYCDWYVEASKAILQGEDAQRKANTLAVIDFVLGNTLRLFHPFLPFITEELWHGMGFNEDMPEDQGGKSIMFAPWPKPLDEDELAHFGILPEDEQGAANKYETVNLGRNLRSTYNIASNKRVRFVLKPNTTLTETDIEVLRILLNAEPLHVESNYTAPKGTPTALTPLGELFLPLEGLIDVDAERQRLTKELTKAQAELDKVRAKLADENFAKKVPAKVLDEHKQREADWASQLEKLKGMLEALG is encoded by the coding sequence ATGGCAGAAATCAGCAAGACGTATACGCCGAGCGAAGTGGAACAGCGCTGGTACCAGCGCTGGCTCGATGACAAGTGTTTCGAAGCAGACCCGGCGCGGGTCAGCGACAAGCGCCCGGCGTACTCCATCGTCATCCCCCCGCCGAACGTGACGGGCATCCTGACGCTGGGCCACGTGCTGAACAACACCATCCAGGACATCCTGGCCCGCCGTGCCCGCATGCTGGGCAAGGAAGTGCTCTGGCTGCCCGGCACCGACCACGCCGGTATCGCCACGCAGAACGTGGTGGAGCGCGAACTGCGCAAGGCTGGCGCCATGAAGCATCGCGATGACCTTGGTCGTGAGGCACTGGTGAACAAGATCTGGGAGTGGAAGGACAAGTACGGCGGCATCATCCTGCAGCAGCTTCGTGCCTTGGGCGCCTCCTGCGACTGGTCGCGCACGCGCTTCACCATGGATGAGCACTACTCGAAGTGCATTTCCAAGGTGTTCGTGGACCTTTACAAGAAGGGCTTCATCTACCGTGGCAAGCGTATGGTGAACTGGTGCCCTGCCGCCCTCACCGCGCTCAGTGATGAAGAGGTGGAGATGAAGGAGCAGAAGGGCTTCCTGTATTACTTCAAGGTGGAGGTGGTGGAAGAGCCCGGCACCTGGCTCACGATCGCGACCACGCGTCCGGAAACGATCCCTGGTGATACCGCCGTGGCCGTGAACCCGAAGGATGAGCGCTATGCCCATCTCATCGGCAAACACATCCGCCGTCCGCTGCCCGTGGAGAATCAAGCGCCGCTGCCCATCGTGGGAGACGAGCACGTGGACTTCGAATTCGGCACCGGCGTGCTGAAGGTGACGCCTGCTCATGACAAGGCAGACTATGAAATCGGCCTGCGCCACAAGCTGCCGATCATCGACATCATGCAACCCAATGGCGTGATGAATGAGCTCGCGGGCAAGGACCTTGCCGGCGTGGAGCGTTTCGACGCACGTAAGAAGGCCGTGGCCATTTTGACCGAAATCGGCGCCATGGTGAAGGAAGAGCCGCACACGAACAACGTGGGCTACTCTGAACGTGGTGGCGTGCCCATCGAGCCCCGCCTGAGTGAGCAGTGGTTCCTCAAGTATCCGAGCCAGAAGGAGTCACGTGATGTGGTGGCCAGCGGCGAGATGAAGTTCTTCCCCGATCGCTGGGCAAAGGTGTACGACCACTGGATGGGCAACCTCCAGGACTGGTGCATTTCGCGCCAGGTGTGGTGGGGACATCAGGTGCCGGTGTGGTACCACAAGAGCATCCATCCCGAGATCCTCAGCAAGCCAACTTCCGAGTGGGCTTCCTATGGCGACAAGATCCACGTGGGTGTGGAGCCGCCTGCGGATCCTGAGAACTGGGTGCAGGATAATGATGTGTTCGACACGTGGTTCAGCTCGTGGCTGTGGCCCTTTGCCACCATGGGGTGGAATATGGATGGTGAGCAGGATGCGCAGAATGCCACGCTGAAGGCCTTCTACCCCACCACGGATCTCGTGACGGGACCGGACATCATCTTCTTCTGGGTGGCCCGCATGATCATGGCCGGCTTCGAGTGGATGGGCGAACTGCCGTTCAAGAACGTGTACTTCACCGGCATCATCCGCGACAAGCAGGGGCGCAAGCTTTCCAAGTCACTAGGCAATTCCCCGGACCCGCTGGACCTCATCGCCAGCTATGGCGCGGATGCCCTGCGCTTCGGCACGATGAAGAGCGCGCCGCTGGGTGCGGACATTGTCTATGACGAGAAGAACGTGGAGCTGGGCCGCAACTTCTGCACGAAGCTGTGGAACGCCGTGCGCTTCCGTCAGATGCAGGAAGATGGCGCTTCCGCCACGGAGCAGGAGATCAATCCCGAGTACCTCAGCAATGATGACAAGTGGATTCTCCTCCGCCTCAATGCAGCCATCCGTGAAGTGAGCGCCGCGCTGGAGGAGTATCGCTTCAGCGATGCCACCGCTGCGCTGTATCGCTTCTTCTGGAGCGAGTATTGCGACTGGTATGTGGAGGCCAGCAAGGCGATCCTGCAGGGCGAAGATGCGCAGCGCAAGGCGAACACGCTTGCGGTGATCGACTTCGTGCTCGGCAACACACTGCGCCTGTTCCATCCCTTCCTGCCCTTCATCACGGAGGAGCTGTGGCATGGCATGGGCTTCAATGAGGACATGCCGGAGGACCAGGGTGGCAAGAGCATCATGTTCGCCCCCTGGCCGAAGCCGCTGGATGAAGATGAACTCGCGCACTTCGGCATCTTGCCGGAGGACGAGCAGGGCGCCGCGAACAAGTACGAGACCGTGAACCTCGGTCGCAACCTGCGCAGCACCTACAACATCGCGAGCAACAAGCGCGTGCGCTTCGTACTCAAGCCGAATACGACGCTCACGGAAACGGACATCGAAGTCCTGCGCATCCTGTTGAACGCCGAGCCTCTTCACGTGGAGTCAAACTACACGGCTCCGAAGGGCACGCCCACCGCGCTCACACCGCTGGGTGAACTCTTCCTTCCGCTGGAAGGCCTCATCGACGTGGATGCCGAGCGTCAGCGTCTGACGAAGGAACTCACGAAAGCCCAGGCCGAACTCGACAAGGTGCGTGCCAAGCTCGCCGATGAAAACTTCGCGAAGAAGGTGCCCGCCAAGGTGCTGGATGAGCATAAGCAGCGTGAAGCGGACTGGGCTTCGCAGTTGGAGAAGCTGAAGGGGATGCTGGAGGCGCTGGGTTAG